One Streptomyces lincolnensis genomic region harbors:
- a CDS encoding carboxymuconolactone decarboxylase family protein encodes MSEQAQGTAPRRIFIDKQSPKAFHALVQTSEAVRTTAAEAGLDRTTVELINLRVSQVNGCAYCLDLHTRKALRAGESPQRLGVLAAWRDTDVFTAAERAALGLAEAANDPTDTAAQTSAYATARRVLTDDQISAVTWVAITIGAFNRVSIMSRHPVPAPRQAEPVD; translated from the coding sequence GTGAGTGAGCAGGCCCAGGGAACCGCACCGCGGAGGATCTTCATCGACAAACAGAGCCCCAAGGCCTTCCACGCCCTGGTGCAGACCTCGGAGGCGGTTCGCACGACGGCCGCCGAGGCGGGGCTCGACCGCACCACGGTGGAGCTGATCAACCTCCGCGTGTCGCAGGTGAACGGCTGCGCCTACTGCCTCGACCTGCACACCAGGAAGGCCCTGCGCGCGGGCGAGTCACCGCAGCGACTGGGAGTCCTGGCGGCCTGGCGGGACACCGACGTGTTCACCGCCGCGGAGCGCGCGGCGCTCGGGCTCGCCGAGGCGGCCAACGATCCGACGGACACCGCCGCGCAGACGTCCGCCTACGCGACCGCCCGCCGAGTGCTCACCGACGACCAGATCTCGGCCGTGACCTGGGTGGCGATCACCATCGGCGCGTTCAACCGCGTATCGATCATGAGTAGGCATCCGGTGCCGGCGCCCCGCCAGGCGGAGCCGGTCGACTGA
- a CDS encoding GH1 family beta-glucosidase, whose protein sequence is MSTARQEPAQPLSFPAHFLLGSATAAYQIEGAATADGRGPSIWDTFSHTPGKTWNGDTGDIAADHYHRLEDDLDLMASLGLRAYRFSLSWPRVQPTGRGPANPKGLDFYSRLVDGLLARGIVPVATLYHWDLPQALEDEGGWTNRATAHAFADYARIVGEALGDRVAIWTTLNEPWCSAYLGYGSGAHAPGHTDGAAALAAVHHLNLAHGLAVQQLRAVTTNDPQYSITLNFHVLRGEGPGAEEAVRRIDALANRAFTEPLLRGHYPQDLIEDTADVTDWAFVQDGDLAQIHQPLDLLGVNYYATTTVRLWDGATARQNNDGHKDMGGSPWPGSPQVEFVAQDGPHTAMGWNIDPDGLEELLLDLHTRFPDQPLVITENGAAFDDHLSVRPDGSYAVHDPERVDYLHRHITAAHRALTAGVDLRGYFVWSLMDNFEWGYGYSKRFGIVHIDYETQRRTLKDSGAWFRQLAVTGAVPPLTSGRDAVPSAMTVR, encoded by the coding sequence ATGTCGACAGCCCGGCAGGAACCCGCCCAGCCCCTGTCCTTCCCCGCCCACTTCCTCCTCGGTTCCGCGACCGCCGCGTACCAGATCGAGGGCGCCGCCACCGCTGACGGGCGCGGTCCTTCCATCTGGGACACCTTCTCCCACACCCCCGGCAAGACGTGGAACGGCGACACCGGTGACATCGCCGCCGACCACTACCACCGCCTGGAGGACGACCTCGATCTCATGGCGTCCCTGGGTCTGCGGGCCTACCGGTTCTCCCTGTCCTGGCCGCGCGTCCAGCCCACCGGCCGAGGCCCGGCCAACCCCAAGGGCCTGGACTTCTACAGCCGTCTGGTCGACGGTCTGCTCGCTCGCGGCATCGTCCCCGTCGCGACCCTCTACCACTGGGACCTGCCCCAGGCGCTGGAGGACGAGGGCGGCTGGACCAACCGCGCCACCGCCCACGCCTTCGCCGACTACGCCCGCATCGTCGGCGAAGCCCTCGGCGACCGCGTCGCGATCTGGACCACGCTGAACGAACCCTGGTGCTCCGCCTACCTCGGCTACGGCTCCGGAGCGCACGCCCCCGGCCACACCGACGGCGCCGCCGCTCTGGCCGCCGTGCACCACCTCAACCTCGCCCACGGCCTCGCGGTCCAACAACTCCGGGCGGTCACCACCAACGACCCCCAGTACTCCATCACCCTCAACTTCCACGTCCTGCGCGGCGAGGGCCCCGGCGCCGAGGAAGCCGTACGCCGCATCGACGCGCTGGCCAACCGCGCCTTCACCGAACCCCTGCTGCGCGGCCACTACCCGCAGGACCTCATCGAGGACACCGCGGACGTCACGGACTGGGCGTTCGTCCAGGACGGCGACCTGGCGCAGATCCACCAGCCCCTGGACCTGCTCGGCGTCAACTACTACGCCACCACCACGGTCCGGCTGTGGGACGGCGCCACTGCGCGGCAGAACAACGACGGGCACAAGGACATGGGCGGATCGCCCTGGCCCGGCTCACCACAGGTCGAGTTCGTCGCACAGGACGGCCCGCACACCGCCATGGGCTGGAACATCGACCCCGACGGGCTCGAAGAACTCCTCCTGGACCTGCACACCCGGTTCCCGGACCAGCCCCTGGTCATCACCGAGAACGGAGCGGCCTTCGACGACCACCTCTCCGTCCGCCCCGACGGCTCCTACGCCGTCCACGACCCCGAACGCGTCGACTACCTCCACCGCCACATCACCGCCGCCCACCGCGCACTGACCGCCGGTGTCGATCTGCGCGGGTACTTCGTGTGGTCCCTGATGGACAACTTCGAATGGGGCTACGGCTACTCCAAGCGCTTCGGCATCGTCCACATCGACTACGAGACCCAGCGGCGCACGCTCAAGGACAGCGGTGCGTGGTTTCGGCAGCTGGCGGTCACCGGCGCTGTCCCCCCACTGACGTCCGGGCGCGACGCAGTCCCCTCCGCCATGACCGTTCGATGA
- a CDS encoding LysR substrate-binding domain-containing protein has translation MRPSGTVTGRPSEAAGPTAEQAPALNEPFVLPRQGLVRTAADHWFRSLGVHPHIAAEADGHEALLTLVALGYGTGIIPGLVLQHSGLRTRLRQLPTPTRPEPLAIGVCVRRADLHRPLIAAA, from the coding sequence ATCAGGCCGTCCGGGACGGTCACCGGCCGGCCCTCCGAGGCCGCCGGCCCGACCGCCGAGCAGGCGCCTGCCCTCAACGAGCCCTTCGTCCTACCCCGTCAAGGACTCGTCCGCACAGCCGCCGACCATTGGTTTCGAAGCCTGGGCGTCCATCCGCACATCGCCGCCGAGGCCGACGGTCACGAAGCCCTGCTCACCCTGGTAGCCCTTGGCTACGGCACGGGAATCATCCCCGGCCTCGTGCTGCAGCACAGCGGCCTCCGCACCAGACTTCGACAGCTGCCCACTCCCACCCGCCCCGAGCCGCTCGCCATCGGTGTCTGCGTCCGACGAGCCGACCTGCACCGCCCTCTCATCGCCGCAGCCTGA
- a CDS encoding GNAT family N-acetyltransferase, translated as MSQPSVLRIVRRVDDEHRYEILVDGRRAGLTAYRDRGDQRVFFHTEVDEAFAGQGLAVELVQWALDDVREAGKRIVPVCPYVAKFLKRHDEFADLTDPVTPDVLHWLEGELR; from the coding sequence ATGAGCCAGCCCTCCGTCCTCCGGATCGTCCGGCGAGTGGACGACGAGCACCGGTACGAGATCCTGGTCGACGGTCGGCGCGCCGGGCTGACGGCCTACCGGGACCGCGGTGACCAACGGGTCTTCTTCCACACGGAGGTCGACGAGGCCTTCGCCGGCCAGGGTCTGGCCGTGGAACTGGTCCAGTGGGCACTCGATGACGTGCGCGAGGCCGGGAAGCGGATCGTGCCGGTCTGCCCCTACGTGGCCAAGTTCCTCAAGCGGCACGACGAGTTCGCCGACCTCACCGACCCCGTGACACCGGACGTCCTGCACTGGCTGGAGGGGGAGTTGCGCTGA
- a CDS encoding oxidoreductase C-terminal domain-containing protein, whose translation MGPAERPGRRSRGCRQRSRCRSGSCGRAAVSSWFWTDRHGVHAEAFGDMASGKNRIVRRGNPDDAFAALHVCEDGTLLGAAAINDPHTVRAARRIQERKKRVDPALLADPTTNLRRLAR comes from the coding sequence ATTGGCCCCGCTGAGCGACCCGGGCGACGAAGTCGTGGGTGCCGCCAGCGGAGTCGGTGTCGATCAGGGTCCTGCGGCCGCGCAGCAGTCTCCTCGTGGTTCTGGACGGACCGTCATGGTGTGCATGCCGAGGCCTTCGGGGACATGGCATCGGGCAAGAATCGAATCGTGCGGCGCGGAAATCCGGACGATGCCTTCGCGGCACTGCACGTCTGCGAGGACGGGACCTTGCTGGGAGCCGCTGCCATCAACGATCCCCACACGGTGCGTGCCGCACGCAGGATCCAAGAACGCAAGAAGCGGGTGGACCCGGCCCTCCTGGCCGACCCCACAACGAACCTGCGCCGACTCGCTCGGTGA
- a CDS encoding tetratricopeptide repeat protein, whose translation MSDNFAAYPATDGVAPDRWASALHLFDNGAGVPHEETTAERWERALLLFDARDYSGAAKLLVPVVEEVPEQTGPRLLLARAYYHSAQLRRAEEQLREIVERDPVEHYAHLMLGRTLQRQGRKDEAEPWLRMAGAFAGALPDDD comes from the coding sequence ATGAGCGACAACTTCGCCGCGTATCCCGCGACGGACGGGGTGGCGCCCGACCGCTGGGCCAGCGCCCTGCACCTGTTCGACAACGGTGCCGGCGTGCCGCACGAGGAGACCACCGCCGAGCGCTGGGAGCGGGCCCTCCTGCTGTTCGACGCGCGGGACTACAGCGGTGCCGCGAAGCTGCTCGTCCCCGTGGTCGAGGAAGTCCCGGAGCAGACCGGCCCTCGGCTGCTGCTGGCCCGCGCCTACTACCACTCCGCACAACTACGGCGTGCGGAGGAGCAGTTGCGTGAGATCGTCGAGCGCGACCCGGTGGAGCACTATGCCCACCTGATGCTGGGCCGCACCCTGCAACGCCAGGGGCGCAAGGACGAGGCGGAGCCCTGGCTGCGGATGGCCGGCGCGTTCGCGGGCGCGCTGCCTGACGACGACTGA
- a CDS encoding MarR family winged helix-turn-helix transcriptional regulator, whose amino-acid sequence MTGTPHWLDPLERNTWRCFMNMQERLSGRLSRDLQSESRVSAADYTVLVHLADTPEGRMRSADLAKKVEWEQSRMSHQVTRMAKRGLVTREGCFKGGRGAFVVITPAGRGAIAEAAPRHVESVRRLFIDLLTSDELQALAGISRRVLDQLEKSPR is encoded by the coding sequence ATGACCGGAACACCGCACTGGCTCGACCCGTTGGAGCGGAACACCTGGCGCTGCTTCATGAACATGCAGGAGAGGCTCAGCGGACGCCTGTCCCGCGACCTCCAGTCGGAGTCGAGGGTGTCCGCCGCCGACTACACCGTGCTCGTCCATCTCGCGGACACGCCAGAGGGCCGCATGCGCTCCGCCGATCTGGCCAAGAAGGTGGAATGGGAGCAGAGTCGGATGTCACACCAGGTCACCCGCATGGCGAAGCGGGGGTTGGTCACCCGGGAAGGCTGCTTCAAGGGCGGCCGCGGCGCGTTCGTGGTCATCACCCCGGCGGGACGCGGGGCGATCGCAGAGGCCGCTCCCCGCCACGTGGAGAGTGTCCGTCGCCTGTTCATCGATCTGCTCACCTCCGACGAGCTCCAGGCACTCGCGGGCATCTCGCGCCGCGTGCTCGATCAACTGGAGAAGAGCCCCCGCTAG
- a CDS encoding MarR family winged helix-turn-helix transcriptional regulator translates to MGETVRWLTPEEQRAWRGFIRLHERLGGRLARLLQSESKVSGADFAVLVHLTDAPDGRQRYQDLARALEWEKSRMSHHIARMAGRGMVVREECAEDARGAFVVITDAGRAAIEAAAPRHVEAVRELFMDHVTPAELRVLADISERVIKKLDEDQP, encoded by the coding sequence ATGGGAGAGACAGTGCGGTGGCTGACGCCGGAGGAGCAGCGCGCTTGGCGAGGCTTCATCCGTCTGCATGAACGGCTCGGCGGCCGTCTGGCGCGCCTGCTCCAGTCGGAATCGAAGGTGTCGGGCGCGGACTTCGCGGTGCTGGTGCACCTGACCGACGCGCCCGACGGAAGGCAGCGGTACCAGGACCTGGCCCGGGCGCTGGAGTGGGAGAAGAGCAGGATGTCCCACCACATCGCCCGGATGGCCGGGCGGGGCATGGTGGTGCGGGAGGAGTGCGCCGAGGACGCGCGCGGCGCGTTCGTGGTGATCACGGACGCCGGGCGGGCGGCCATCGAGGCCGCCGCCCCACGCCATGTCGAGGCGGTGCGCGAGCTGTTCATGGATCACGTCACCCCGGCGGAGCTGCGGGTGCTGGCCGACATCTCCGAGCGCGTCATCAAGAAGCTGGACGAAGACCAGCCCTGA
- a CDS encoding LLM class flavin-dependent oxidoreductase, producing MQFGIFTVGDVATDPHTGRTPTERERIKAMVAIALKAEEVGLDVFATGEHHNPPFVPSSPTTMLGYVAARTEKLILSTSTTLITTNDPVKIAEDFAMLQHLADGRVDLMMGRGNTGPVYPWFGQDIRQGINLAVENYALLRRLWREDVVDWEGKFRTPLQGFTSTPRPLDGVPPFVWHGSIRSPEIAEQAAYYGDGFFHNNIFWPADHTKRMVDLYRQRYAHYGHGTPEQAVVGLGGHVFMRRNSQDAIREFRPYFDHSPVMGGGISMEEYMEQTPLTVGSPQQVIEKTLAFREYAGDYQRQLFAVDGGGVPLKTALEQLDMLGEEVVPVLRKEFAAGRPAGVPDAPTHASLLAAREAERARTTEPVA from the coding sequence ATGCAGTTCGGCATCTTCACCGTCGGTGACGTGGCCACCGACCCCCACACCGGTCGTACGCCGACCGAGCGTGAGCGCATCAAGGCCATGGTCGCCATCGCGCTCAAGGCCGAGGAGGTCGGGCTCGATGTGTTCGCCACCGGTGAGCACCACAACCCGCCGTTCGTGCCGTCGTCGCCGACGACCATGCTCGGCTATGTGGCCGCGCGGACGGAGAAGCTGATCCTCTCCACCTCCACCACGCTGATCACCACCAACGACCCGGTGAAGATCGCCGAGGACTTCGCGATGCTCCAGCACCTGGCCGACGGCCGGGTGGACCTGATGATGGGCCGCGGCAACACCGGCCCGGTCTACCCCTGGTTCGGGCAGGACATCCGGCAGGGCATCAACCTCGCCGTCGAGAACTACGCCCTGCTGCGGCGGCTGTGGCGCGAGGACGTCGTGGACTGGGAGGGGAAGTTCCGGACACCGCTCCAGGGGTTCACCTCCACGCCCCGGCCGCTGGACGGCGTACCGCCGTTCGTCTGGCACGGCTCCATCCGCTCGCCGGAGATCGCCGAGCAGGCCGCGTACTACGGCGACGGCTTCTTCCACAACAACATCTTCTGGCCGGCCGACCACACCAAGCGGATGGTCGACCTGTACCGGCAGCGGTACGCGCACTACGGCCACGGCACCCCCGAGCAGGCCGTCGTCGGCCTCGGCGGGCACGTGTTCATGCGCCGCAACTCCCAGGACGCGATCCGCGAGTTCCGCCCGTACTTCGACCACTCGCCGGTGATGGGCGGCGGGATCTCCATGGAGGAGTACATGGAGCAGACCCCGCTGACCGTCGGCTCCCCGCAGCAGGTCATCGAGAAGACGCTGGCCTTCCGCGAGTACGCCGGCGACTACCAGCGCCAGCTGTTCGCGGTGGACGGCGGTGGAGTGCCGCTGAAAACCGCGCTGGAACAGCTCGACATGCTCGGCGAGGAGGTCGTACCGGTGCTGCGCAAGGAGTTCGCGGCGGGCCGGCCGGCCGGGGTGCCCGACGCCCCCACCCACGCCTCCCTGCTCGCCGCCCGTGAGGCGGAGCGCGCACGGACCACCGAACCGGTGGCATGA
- a CDS encoding NADP-dependent oxidoreductase, with product MSLAVQFFTYGTGDALRAVHVERPTPGPGQVRLAVRAAGVNPFDWKVLAGRMRERMPLDLPAGLGTDVAGVVDAVGDGVTEFGVGDEVFGTSLTPSFAHSALADPAKLAAKPATVSWAVAGSVAVAGGTASAVLDRLKVGDGETVLIHAAAGGVGTFAVQLAVARGARVIGTARERNHGLLRGLGAVPVTYGEGLVERVRAVAPDGVDAVLDASGRGEIPDSVELAGGPSRVLTIVAFDAADTGIQIHTGSPLGTPVLQELSDLIQKGHLHVPIARTYGLTEAPAALDASRAGQVSGKIVILPE from the coding sequence ATGTCTCTCGCAGTCCAGTTCTTCACATACGGCACCGGTGACGCGCTGCGTGCCGTGCACGTCGAGCGGCCGACCCCCGGCCCCGGCCAGGTACGGCTGGCCGTCCGGGCAGCCGGTGTGAATCCCTTCGACTGGAAGGTTCTCGCAGGCCGGATGCGTGAGCGGATGCCCCTCGACCTGCCCGCCGGCCTCGGGACCGACGTGGCCGGGGTGGTGGACGCGGTCGGTGACGGCGTGACGGAGTTCGGCGTCGGGGACGAGGTGTTCGGGACCTCGCTCACGCCGTCCTTCGCCCACTCCGCCCTGGCCGATCCCGCGAAGCTGGCAGCCAAGCCCGCCACCGTCTCCTGGGCCGTGGCGGGGAGTGTCGCCGTCGCGGGCGGCACCGCCTCGGCCGTACTCGACCGGCTCAAGGTCGGCGACGGCGAGACGGTGCTGATCCATGCCGCCGCCGGTGGCGTGGGCACCTTCGCCGTGCAACTGGCCGTCGCCCGTGGCGCGCGGGTCATCGGGACCGCCCGCGAACGCAACCACGGCCTGCTGCGCGGGCTCGGCGCCGTCCCGGTCACCTACGGCGAGGGGCTGGTCGAGCGGGTGCGGGCCGTCGCCCCGGACGGCGTCGACGCGGTGCTCGACGCCTCCGGTCGGGGCGAGATCCCGGACTCCGTCGAACTCGCGGGCGGCCCGTCCCGGGTCCTGACCATCGTGGCGTTCGACGCCGCGGACACCGGCATCCAGATCCACACGGGCAGCCCGCTGGGGACCCCGGTCCTGCAAGAGCTGTCGGACCTCATCCAGAAGGGGCACCTCCACGTCCCGATCGCGCGGACCTACGGCCTCACGGAGGCACCCGCCGCGCTCGACGCGAGCCGAGCGGGCCAGGTGAGCGGCAAGATCGTCATTCTGCCGGAGTGA
- a CDS encoding DinB family protein, which translates to METEGARTDRLGLLLEQFDQAREMAQVRLAGLGDEEYLWEPVPGCWSIRRRGEAATPRAFGPGEWVMDQGAPDIPASEYAEVARQAAGGMTVEKIADDWGVSVERVEQVLAHTGEPEPDETPVTTIAWRLGHLHFHFAGGWEWTFGERRHEPKQLVDFTPSAALELERFWTVIDRWRDSVADLTDEQLDTVGLSQYPYSNDADYPFVGVLAAANLEFIHHMAEIALLRDLWRTRFGASR; encoded by the coding sequence ATGGAGACCGAGGGCGCGCGGACGGACCGTCTGGGCCTACTGCTCGAACAGTTCGACCAGGCCAGGGAGATGGCCCAGGTACGGCTCGCGGGGCTCGGTGACGAGGAGTACCTGTGGGAGCCAGTGCCCGGTTGCTGGTCGATCAGGCGCAGGGGCGAGGCGGCGACACCCAGGGCGTTCGGGCCGGGGGAGTGGGTGATGGACCAGGGCGCCCCGGACATCCCGGCGAGCGAGTACGCCGAGGTCGCCCGCCAGGCCGCCGGAGGCATGACCGTCGAGAAGATCGCCGACGACTGGGGCGTGAGCGTCGAGCGCGTCGAGCAGGTCCTCGCCCACACCGGCGAGCCCGAGCCCGACGAGACACCGGTCACCACGATCGCGTGGCGGCTGGGCCACCTGCACTTCCACTTCGCCGGCGGCTGGGAGTGGACCTTCGGTGAACGACGGCACGAGCCGAAGCAGTTGGTCGACTTCACCCCCTCCGCGGCCCTCGAACTCGAACGCTTCTGGACGGTCATCGACCGCTGGCGCGACAGCGTCGCCGACCTCACCGACGAGCAACTCGACACGGTCGGCCTCTCGCAGTACCCCTACAGCAACGACGCCGACTACCCCTTCGTCGGCGTCCTGGCGGCGGCCAACCTCGAGTTCATCCACCACATGGCCGAGATCGCACTGCTCCGCGACCTGTGGCGGACCCGCTTCGGCGCGTCGCGGTAG
- a CDS encoding cytochrome P450, giving the protein MTSPTARAVPTTRAELRAALDEPMPLDQVDLADLDNFADGVTPWRMFHTLRHQDPIHWQPEEAPDSGFWAVTRHADIARVDRDAETFTSTKFVNLEEVDEDQIKKRASILELDGVRHRALRSVIQRQFGAGVINSYTDFLRGLTATTLDAALAKGTFDFVADVSADFPINVLARLLDVPPKDNQRLIDWGNRIIGNTDPDYADVLLNSAESEQYRDLPFRSPASLEVFEYGRELARQRRGGDGTDLVSKLVNTTPRDGVPLSAQDFDNYFLLLVVAGNETTRHTISHSMLALLQHPEQLARLKDDPSLIPTAVEEFLRWASPVYHFRRTATRDVELGGKQVKEGDKVVMWFASGNRDEDVFDNPYDLDVTRTDNDHVTFGKGSPHLCLGNLLARTEIRIMFEELIPRIADIKLAGDVPRVRSNFVNGIKKLPVEVTLT; this is encoded by the coding sequence ATGACCAGCCCCACTGCCCGCGCCGTCCCCACCACCCGTGCCGAGCTGCGCGCCGCCCTCGACGAGCCCATGCCGCTCGACCAGGTGGACCTCGCCGACCTCGACAACTTCGCCGACGGCGTCACCCCATGGCGGATGTTCCACACCCTGCGCCACCAGGACCCGATCCACTGGCAGCCCGAGGAGGCCCCCGACTCCGGCTTCTGGGCGGTGACCCGGCACGCGGACATCGCGCGGGTCGACCGTGACGCGGAGACCTTCACCTCCACGAAATTCGTCAACCTCGAAGAGGTCGACGAGGACCAGATCAAGAAACGCGCCTCCATCCTGGAACTCGACGGCGTCCGCCACCGCGCCCTGCGCAGCGTGATCCAGCGGCAGTTCGGTGCGGGCGTCATCAACAGCTACACCGACTTCCTGCGCGGACTGACCGCGACCACCCTGGACGCGGCCCTGGCCAAGGGCACCTTCGACTTCGTCGCCGACGTCTCCGCGGACTTCCCCATCAACGTGCTGGCACGCCTGCTCGACGTACCGCCGAAGGACAACCAGCGCCTCATCGACTGGGGCAACCGCATCATCGGCAACACCGACCCCGACTACGCGGACGTCCTGCTGAACAGCGCGGAGAGCGAGCAGTACCGTGACCTGCCCTTCCGCTCCCCCGCCTCCCTCGAAGTCTTCGAGTACGGCCGGGAGCTGGCCCGGCAGCGGCGCGGCGGCGACGGCACGGACCTGGTGTCGAAGCTGGTCAACACCACCCCGCGCGACGGCGTCCCGCTGTCCGCGCAGGACTTCGACAACTACTTCCTGCTCCTGGTAGTGGCCGGCAACGAGACCACCCGCCACACCATCTCCCACTCGATGCTGGCCCTGCTCCAGCACCCCGAGCAGCTGGCCAGGCTCAAGGACGACCCCTCCCTGATTCCCACCGCGGTCGAGGAGTTCCTGCGCTGGGCCTCCCCTGTCTACCACTTCCGCCGTACCGCCACCCGCGACGTCGAACTCGGCGGCAAGCAGGTCAAGGAGGGCGACAAGGTCGTCATGTGGTTCGCCTCCGGCAACCGCGACGAGGACGTCTTCGACAACCCCTACGACCTGGACGTCACCCGCACCGACAACGACCACGTCACCTTCGGCAAGGGCAGCCCCCACCTCTGCCTGGGCAACCTCCTCGCTCGCACCGAGATCCGCATCATGTTCGAGGAGCTGATCCCGAGGATCGCCGACATCAAGCTGGCCGGCGACGTCCCCCGGGTGCGCTCCAACTTCGTCAACGGCATCAAGAAGCTGCCGGTCGAGGTGACCCTCACCTGA
- a CDS encoding pirin family protein, protein MSNAEAEPAALTCGAAVDDGRSAEKPRVDVLTAREVPLGGPRALTVRRTLPQRSRTLIGAWCFADHYGPVDATGTGMNVPPHPHTGLQTVSWLFSGEVEHRDTLGTHALIRPGEMNLMTGGHGIAHSEVSTPATTVIHGVQLWVALPERHRNTARDFQHHVPDSVRVDGAEIKVFLGTLAGSASPVRTFTPLLGAEIVLDPRASVTLTVDSAFEHGLLVDSGDVRLAGTVLRPAELGYLPCGTDTLTVVNESDAPARTLLLGGPPFEEEIVMWWNFIGRSHEDIVRARKDWEAGTDRFGTVEGYPGHRLPAPALPNAVITPRGNPPRR, encoded by the coding sequence GTGAGCAACGCGGAAGCCGAACCCGCGGCGCTGACATGCGGGGCCGCCGTGGACGACGGCCGGTCGGCCGAAAAGCCCCGTGTCGACGTGCTGACGGCACGGGAGGTACCGCTGGGAGGCCCGCGCGCCCTGACGGTGCGCCGGACGCTGCCGCAGCGCTCTCGGACGCTGATCGGAGCCTGGTGCTTCGCCGATCACTACGGCCCGGTCGACGCCACCGGGACGGGCATGAACGTGCCCCCGCATCCGCACACCGGCCTGCAGACGGTGAGCTGGCTGTTCAGTGGGGAGGTCGAGCACCGTGACACGCTCGGCACCCACGCCCTGATCCGGCCGGGCGAGATGAACCTCATGACCGGCGGACACGGCATCGCCCACTCGGAGGTCTCCACCCCGGCCACGACCGTCATCCACGGCGTCCAACTGTGGGTGGCGCTCCCCGAGCGGCACCGGAACACCGCCCGCGACTTCCAGCACCACGTGCCCGACTCGGTGCGGGTCGACGGAGCCGAGATCAAGGTCTTCCTCGGCACGCTCGCCGGAAGTGCCTCCCCGGTGCGGACCTTCACCCCCCTGCTCGGCGCCGAGATCGTCCTCGACCCCCGCGCATCGGTCACCCTCACCGTCGACTCCGCCTTCGAGCACGGCCTCCTCGTGGACAGCGGGGACGTCCGCCTGGCCGGCACCGTGCTGCGTCCCGCCGAACTCGGCTACCTGCCCTGCGGCACCGACACCCTGACGGTCGTGAACGAGTCGGACGCCCCCGCGCGCACACTCCTGCTCGGCGGCCCTCCGTTCGAGGAGGAGATCGTCATGTGGTGGAACTTCATCGGCCGCAGCCACGAGGACATCGTCCGGGCCCGGAAGGACTGGGAGGCGGGCACCGACCGCTTCGGCACGGTGGAGGGCTATCCCGGACACCGCTTGCCCGCCCCGGCCCTGCCGAACGCCGTCATCACGCCGCGCGGCAACCCTCCGCGCCGCTGA
- a CDS encoding isochorismatase family protein: MSTPPQSGPDALPTPAQSVLLLIDHQPLPYLYSHRPTTVFGNVLSLAKAAEACRVPTVLTTSTEEHSGPLLQPLQVLFPDRGPITRTVTDPWQDRRVVDAVQATGRKNLVIAGLYTETCVTLSALHAADEGYAVHVVTDACAGVTAEAHELAVRRMALAGVVPVTRAAVGTRWAPHRTRNQQLLATLVPEAGA, from the coding sequence ATGAGCACGCCACCGCAGAGCGGTCCCGACGCACTGCCGACACCCGCGCAGAGCGTCCTGCTGCTGATCGACCACCAGCCGCTCCCGTACCTGTACAGCCATCGGCCGACGACGGTCTTCGGCAACGTGCTGAGCCTGGCCAAAGCCGCCGAGGCGTGCCGCGTCCCCACCGTCCTGACGACCAGCACCGAGGAACACAGCGGTCCGCTGCTCCAGCCGCTCCAAGTCCTCTTCCCCGACCGCGGACCGATCACCAGGACGGTCACCGACCCCTGGCAGGACCGGCGGGTGGTCGACGCCGTGCAGGCCACCGGACGGAAGAACCTCGTCATTGCCGGCCTGTACACGGAAACCTGCGTGACCCTGTCCGCCCTGCACGCCGCCGACGAGGGCTACGCCGTGCACGTCGTCACCGACGCCTGCGCGGGCGTGACGGCCGAGGCCCACGAACTGGCCGTACGCCGCATGGCTCTCGCGGGCGTCGTCCCGGTCACGCGGGCGGCCGTCGGCACCCGGTGGGCGCCACACCGGACCCGCAACCAGCAGCTCCTCGCCACACTCGTCCCCGAGGCCGGTGCCTGA